A genomic window from Serratia liquefaciens includes:
- the nrdH gene encoding glutaredoxin-like protein NrdH, with product MSIIIYSKPDCVQCNATYRAFDKQGIGYQVIDLTQDQQALSHVKSLGYQQVPVIIAGEDHWSGFRPDKIGALAHALAS from the coding sequence ATGAGCATTATTATTTACAGTAAACCGGACTGTGTCCAGTGCAACGCCACCTATCGCGCATTCGATAAACAAGGGATTGGTTATCAGGTGATCGACCTCACCCAGGATCAGCAGGCGCTGAGCCATGTAAAATCCCTTGGTTACCAGCAGGTTCCGGTGATTATCGCCGGTGAAGATCACTGGTCTGGCTTCCGGCCGGACAAAATCGGCGCGCTGGCCCACGCCCTGGCGTCCTGA
- the nrdI gene encoding class Ib ribonucleoside-diphosphate reductase assembly flavoprotein NrdI, with amino-acid sequence MNPLVYFSSSSENTHRFVEKLGLPAIRIPIAGARSKLLMDKPYILIVPSYGGGSAVGAVPIQVIRFLNDPQNRAFLRGVIAAGNTNFGAAYGIAGDIIAKKCQVPFLYRFELLGTTQDVANVRQGVTAFWQRQN; translated from the coding sequence ATGAACCCGCTGGTCTATTTCTCCAGCAGTTCGGAGAACACCCACAGGTTCGTTGAAAAACTGGGATTGCCGGCGATACGTATCCCTATCGCCGGCGCCCGCAGCAAACTGCTGATGGATAAACCCTATATTTTGATCGTGCCCAGCTATGGCGGCGGCAGCGCCGTAGGAGCCGTGCCGATCCAAGTGATCCGCTTTCTCAACGATCCACAGAATCGCGCTTTCCTGCGCGGCGTTATCGCCGCCGGGAATACCAATTTCGGCGCAGCGTACGGCATTGCCGGCGACATCATCGCCAAAAAATGTCAGGTGCCTTTTCTTTACCGCTTTGAGCTGCTCGGCACCACACAAGACGTTGCAAACGTTCGACAGGGAGTAACCGCATTTTGGCAACGACAGAACTGA
- the nrdE gene encoding class 1b ribonucleoside-diphosphate reductase subunit alpha: MATTELTRPAASALDYHSLNAMLNLYDAEGRIQFDKDRLAARHYFLQHVNQNTVFFHNLEEKLRYLVEEGYYEQSVLAQYEFAFIKQLFQQAYAKKFRFETFLGAFKYYTSYTLKTFDGKRYLERYEDRVCMVALTLAAGDNALAQDLVEEMISGRFQPATPTFLNCGKQQRGELVSCFLLRIEDNMESIGRAVNSALQLSKRGGGVAFLLTNIREVGAPIKRIENQSSGVIPIMKMLEDAFSYANQLGARQGAGAVYLNAHHPDILRFLDTKRENADEKIRIKTLSLGVVIPDITFELAKNNEEMYLFSPYDVEQVYGVPFSEISVSEKYREMVDDKRIRKSRINAREFFQVLAEIQFESGYPYMMFEDTVNRENPIAGRINMSNLCSEILQVNRASTYHDDLSYDQVGKDISCNLGSLNIAKTMDAPDFGKAVDTAIRALTAVADMSDIRSVPSIAEGNRSSHAIGLGQMNLHGYLARERIFYGSEEGIDFTNIYFYTVAYHAIRASNRLAIERGSAFGGFEESTYASGEYFSKYTEREWQPQTERVRALFADANIAIPGREEWLALRQSVMMHGLYNQNLQAVPPTGSISYINNSTSSIHPIVSRIEIRKEGKIGRVYYPAPYMTNDNLEYYQDAYDIGPEKIIDTYAAATQHVDQGLSLTLFFRDTASTRDINRAQIYAWRKGIKTIYYIRLRQMALEGTEVQGCVSCAL, encoded by the coding sequence TTGGCAACGACAGAACTGACCCGGCCCGCCGCAAGCGCGCTGGATTACCATTCGCTCAACGCGATGCTCAATCTTTATGATGCCGAAGGCCGTATCCAGTTCGACAAGGATCGGTTAGCGGCGCGGCACTACTTCCTGCAGCACGTGAATCAAAACACCGTGTTCTTCCATAATCTGGAAGAGAAGCTGCGCTATCTGGTGGAGGAAGGCTATTACGAACAGAGCGTGTTGGCGCAGTACGAGTTCGCCTTTATCAAACAGCTGTTCCAACAGGCCTATGCGAAAAAATTCCGCTTTGAGACCTTCCTCGGCGCCTTTAAGTATTACACCAGCTACACGCTGAAAACCTTCGACGGTAAGCGCTACCTGGAACGCTACGAAGACCGGGTGTGCATGGTAGCCCTGACGCTGGCGGCGGGCGATAACGCCCTGGCGCAGGATCTGGTGGAGGAGATGATTTCCGGCCGCTTCCAGCCGGCGACGCCGACCTTCCTCAACTGCGGCAAGCAGCAGCGCGGCGAACTGGTGTCCTGCTTTCTGCTGCGTATCGAAGACAATATGGAGTCGATCGGCCGGGCGGTGAACTCCGCACTGCAGCTGTCAAAACGCGGCGGCGGCGTGGCGTTTTTGCTGACCAATATTCGCGAGGTCGGCGCCCCGATCAAACGCATAGAGAATCAGTCTTCGGGCGTTATTCCCATCATGAAAATGCTTGAGGATGCCTTCTCTTACGCCAACCAGCTGGGCGCGCGTCAGGGTGCCGGTGCGGTCTATCTCAACGCCCACCATCCGGATATCCTGCGTTTCCTCGACACCAAGCGTGAAAACGCCGACGAGAAAATCCGCATCAAGACGCTGTCGCTGGGGGTGGTGATCCCGGATATCACTTTCGAACTGGCGAAGAACAACGAAGAGATGTACCTGTTCTCGCCCTATGACGTCGAGCAGGTGTACGGCGTGCCGTTCTCGGAAATCAGCGTCAGCGAGAAGTACCGTGAAATGGTGGATGACAAGCGCATCCGCAAATCACGTATCAATGCGCGTGAATTCTTCCAGGTATTGGCGGAGATCCAGTTTGAATCCGGTTATCCGTACATGATGTTTGAAGATACCGTCAATCGTGAAAACCCGATCGCCGGACGCATCAACATGAGCAACCTGTGCTCCGAGATTTTGCAGGTTAACCGCGCCAGCACCTATCACGATGACTTGAGCTACGACCAGGTAGGCAAGGATATTTCCTGCAACCTCGGCTCGCTGAACATCGCCAAAACCATGGATGCCCCCGACTTCGGCAAAGCGGTCGACACCGCAATCCGTGCGCTGACGGCAGTGGCTGACATGAGCGACATTCGCTCGGTCCCGTCGATCGCCGAAGGCAACCGCAGTTCGCATGCCATTGGCCTCGGCCAGATGAACCTGCACGGCTACCTGGCTCGCGAACGCATCTTCTACGGCTCAGAAGAAGGGATTGATTTCACCAACATCTATTTCTATACCGTCGCTTACCACGCCATTCGCGCCTCTAACCGGTTGGCCATCGAGCGCGGTAGCGCATTCGGCGGCTTCGAAGAGTCGACCTATGCTTCCGGTGAATACTTCAGCAAATACACCGAACGGGAATGGCAACCACAAACCGAACGGGTTCGCGCGCTGTTCGCCGACGCCAATATCGCCATCCCAGGCCGCGAAGAGTGGCTGGCGCTGCGCCAGTCGGTGATGATGCACGGCTTGTACAACCAGAATCTGCAGGCGGTACCGCCCACCGGTTCCATCTCCTACATCAATAACTCGACCTCCAGCATCCATCCGATCGTGTCACGTATCGAGATCCGCAAAGAGGGAAAAATTGGTCGCGTCTATTACCCGGCGCCCTATATGACCAACGACAACCTGGAGTACTACCAGGATGCCTACGACATCGGGCCGGAAAAAATTATCGATACCTATGCCGCTGCCACTCAGCACGTCGACCAAGGGCTGTCGCTGACGCTGTTTTTCCGCGATACCGCCAGCACCCGCGACATCAACCGCGCGCAAATTTATGCCTGGCGTAAAGGCATCAAAACCATCTATTACATCCGCCTGCGCCAGATGGCGTTGGAAGGCACCGAGGTGCAGGGCTGCGTGTCCTGTGCACTGTGA
- the nrdF gene encoding class 1b ribonucleoside-diphosphate reductase subunit beta yields MNTTKPAQLVRAINWNIIEDDKDLEVWNRLTSNFWLPEKVPLSNDIPSWATLTPKEQQLTIRVFTGLTLLDTIQNTVGAPALIEDAITPHEEAVYSNISFMEAVHARSYSSIFSTLCQTPDVDDAYRWSEENRALQKKASIILAHYRSDDPLMKKVASVFLESFLFYSGFYLPMYWSSRAKLTNTADLIRLIIRDEAVHGYYIGYKFQKGLEKVDAARRQQVKNFAFDLMQDLYDNEVRYTEELYDGVGWTEDVKTFLHYNANKALMNLGYEALFPPSMAQVNPAILSALSPNADENHDFFSGSGSSYVIGKAVNTEDDDWDF; encoded by the coding sequence ATGAATACCACTAAACCGGCGCAGTTGGTGCGCGCGATCAACTGGAACATCATCGAAGACGACAAGGATCTGGAAGTCTGGAACCGCCTGACCTCCAACTTCTGGCTGCCGGAGAAGGTGCCGCTGTCGAATGACATTCCGTCGTGGGCAACGTTGACGCCAAAGGAACAGCAGTTGACCATTCGGGTGTTCACCGGCCTGACGCTGCTGGACACCATTCAAAATACCGTGGGCGCGCCGGCGCTGATCGAAGATGCGATTACGCCGCATGAGGAGGCGGTGTACTCCAACATCAGCTTTATGGAAGCGGTGCATGCCCGTTCGTACAGCTCCATTTTCTCTACGCTGTGTCAGACGCCGGACGTCGACGATGCCTACCGCTGGAGCGAGGAAAACCGCGCGCTGCAGAAAAAAGCCAGCATCATTCTGGCCCACTACCGCAGCGATGATCCGCTGATGAAGAAAGTCGCCAGCGTATTCCTGGAGTCGTTCCTGTTCTATTCGGGCTTTTATCTGCCGATGTACTGGTCGAGCCGCGCCAAGTTGACCAACACCGCCGATTTGATCCGCCTGATCATCCGCGACGAGGCGGTGCACGGTTATTACATCGGTTATAAGTTCCAAAAAGGATTGGAGAAGGTTGACGCGGCGCGCCGCCAACAGGTGAAAAACTTCGCCTTCGATCTGATGCAGGATTTGTACGATAACGAGGTGCGTTACACCGAAGAGCTGTACGACGGTGTTGGCTGGACCGAGGACGTGAAAACTTTCCTGCACTATAACGCCAACAAGGCGTTGATGAATCTGGGGTACGAAGCGCTGTTCCCACCGTCGATGGCGCAGGTCAATCCGGCCATTCTGTCGGCGCTGTCGCCAAACGCCGACGAGAACCACGACTTCTTCTCCGGCTCAGGCTCGTCTTACGTGATTGGTAAAGCGGTCAACACCGAAGACGACGACTGGGATTTCTGA
- a CDS encoding DUF1289 domain-containing protein encodes MVGRSRRRKTGSQIDDGVRSPCNNVCQIDNEKAWCLGCWRTLEEITAWSSADDEEKRAIWQRIRQRTGNI; translated from the coding sequence ATGGTAGGCCGCAGCAGAAGAAGAAAAACCGGCAGTCAGATTGACGATGGCGTGCGTTCACCCTGCAATAATGTTTGCCAGATCGACAATGAAAAGGCGTGGTGCCTGGGTTGTTGGCGCACGCTGGAGGAAATCACCGCCTGGTCGAGTGCCGATGACGAGGAAAAACGGGCCATCTGGCAGCGCATCCGACAGCGTACCGGAAATATCTAA
- a CDS encoding SDR family oxidoreductase — protein MNTKTQQVAIVTGASRGIGAAIAERLAADGFTVIVNYSGNQALADELVRKIEQNGGRALSARADVSDAAAVAQLFDRAEQAFGGVDILVNNAGVIALAPVAEMSDADADRLIDINLKGTFNTLREAAKRLRDNGRIINFSSSVVGLLQPSYGMYAASKAAVEALTSVLAKELRGRNITVNAIAPGPTATGLFLDGKTPELIDRLAKMAPLERLGQPQDIAAAVSFLAGADGAWINGQILRANGGII, from the coding sequence ATGAACACCAAGACTCAGCAAGTTGCCATTGTCACCGGCGCATCGCGCGGTATAGGCGCGGCCATTGCCGAACGGCTGGCCGCCGACGGTTTTACCGTGATCGTCAACTATTCAGGCAATCAGGCATTGGCCGATGAGCTGGTGCGCAAAATTGAACAAAACGGGGGGCGGGCGCTGAGCGCCAGGGCGGACGTCAGCGACGCCGCTGCCGTTGCCCAGTTGTTTGACCGTGCCGAGCAGGCTTTCGGCGGCGTGGATATTTTGGTGAATAACGCTGGGGTGATTGCGCTGGCTCCGGTCGCAGAAATGAGCGACGCCGATGCCGATCGGCTGATCGACATTAACCTGAAAGGCACTTTCAACACTCTGCGAGAAGCGGCGAAACGCCTGCGCGACAACGGCCGCATCATCAACTTTTCGTCCAGCGTGGTCGGGCTGCTGCAACCGAGCTACGGCATGTATGCCGCCAGCAAGGCCGCCGTAGAAGCGCTGACCAGCGTGCTGGCGAAAGAGCTGCGGGGTCGCAATATTACTGTCAACGCCATCGCGCCGGGCCCGACCGCCACCGGACTGTTTCTCGACGGCAAAACGCCGGAACTGATCGACCGGCTGGCGAAAATGGCCCCGCTTGAGCGTCTGGGCCAGCCACAGGATATCGCCGCGGCGGTGTCATTCCTGGCTGGGGCTGACGGTGCCTGGATCAACGGCCAAATCCTGCGCGCCAACGGCGGCATTATCTGA
- a CDS encoding LysR family transcriptional regulator, translating into MDRIDAMRLFTRVVEQRSFTQAAQDLNLPRSTVTDAIKQLETRLQVRLLQRTTRHVSPTLDGEAYYQRCLTILADIEDAEMAFAGAKPRGLLRIDVHGTLARHFLLPELPDFLTQYPDIELFMSEGDRLVDPVREGIDCVVRVGKLKDSDMVARRLGELEEVTCAAPDYLQRFGTPHSISELAGHRMVGFRSSASGTLMPLEFTVAGQTQQVTLPCTVSVSAAESLVAAARMGLGIIQVPRYHLRDSLDNGSLLPLLPQFPSTPMPVSLLYPRNRQLSPRVRVFIDWFSKVFAARNR; encoded by the coding sequence ATGGACAGAATCGATGCCATGCGCTTGTTCACCCGCGTGGTGGAACAACGCAGCTTTACCCAGGCCGCACAGGATCTGAACCTGCCGCGATCGACGGTGACCGATGCCATCAAGCAACTGGAGACCCGGCTGCAGGTGCGGTTATTGCAACGCACCACCCGCCACGTCAGCCCAACGCTGGATGGCGAAGCTTACTATCAACGCTGCCTGACCATTCTGGCGGATATCGAAGATGCCGAGATGGCGTTTGCCGGTGCCAAACCGCGTGGGCTGCTGCGCATCGACGTACACGGCACGTTGGCACGGCACTTTTTGCTGCCGGAACTGCCCGACTTTTTGACGCAATATCCGGATATCGAACTTTTTATGAGCGAGGGCGATCGGCTGGTAGATCCGGTGCGGGAAGGTATCGACTGCGTGGTGCGCGTCGGCAAACTGAAAGACAGCGATATGGTGGCACGTCGATTAGGTGAGCTTGAAGAGGTCACCTGCGCCGCCCCGGACTACCTGCAACGTTTTGGCACGCCGCACTCCATCAGCGAACTTGCAGGCCACCGAATGGTGGGCTTCCGTTCCTCGGCCAGCGGCACCCTGATGCCGCTGGAATTTACTGTCGCAGGCCAGACGCAGCAGGTGACATTGCCTTGCACGGTGTCGGTCAGTGCGGCGGAAAGCCTGGTTGCTGCGGCGCGCATGGGGCTGGGGATCATTCAGGTGCCGCGTTATCACCTGCGCGACAGCCTGGACAACGGCAGCTTGCTGCCCCTGCTGCCGCAATTCCCATCCACTCCGATGCCGGTCTCATTGCTCTACCCGCGCAACCGCCAACTTTCACCGCGGGTTCGGGTCTTCATCGACTGGTTCAGCAAAGTCTTCGCCGCCCGTAACCGATAA
- a CDS encoding MBL fold metallo-hydrolase, whose translation MFWKRYLLGAALAVMSLQTLAAAPQVKTPAPGFYRIMLGSYEVTALSDGVLRLPVDKLLLNSSPKQIETALAEHHQDLPVVTSVNAYLINTGSKLILIDTGAGSLLGEGLGKLVANLEAAGYQPQQVDEIYLTHMHPDHLGGLTQNGKAAFPNAVVRAGQQDADFWLSESRLKQASPKEKASFENVLAALKPYQAAGHFKTFSNDGELSPGISAFAAHGHTPGHSIYLVESQGRKLLLLGDLIHVAAVQFAHPRVAISFDKDAKAAVAQRLRVFSDSAQRRVLVGGPHLSFPGLGYLNKQGEGYDWVPLEYGAM comes from the coding sequence ATGTTCTGGAAACGTTACCTGCTGGGGGCGGCGCTGGCCGTTATGTCGCTGCAAACCCTGGCCGCAGCACCACAGGTGAAAACCCCCGCGCCGGGTTTCTATCGCATCATGCTGGGCAGCTATGAAGTCACCGCTTTGTCCGATGGCGTGCTTCGTTTGCCGGTGGATAAACTGCTGCTGAACAGTTCGCCAAAGCAGATCGAAACCGCTCTGGCTGAGCACCATCAGGACCTGCCGGTCGTCACCTCTGTTAATGCCTATCTGATCAATACCGGCAGCAAGCTGATCCTGATTGATACCGGTGCGGGGTCGCTGCTGGGAGAGGGGTTGGGCAAACTGGTCGCTAACCTGGAGGCTGCCGGCTATCAGCCACAGCAGGTGGATGAAATTTATCTGACGCATATGCACCCGGATCATCTCGGCGGTTTGACGCAAAACGGTAAAGCTGCTTTTCCAAATGCAGTGGTGCGTGCCGGGCAGCAGGATGCGGATTTTTGGCTTAGCGAGAGTCGGTTGAAACAGGCATCGCCGAAGGAGAAAGCCTCGTTCGAGAATGTTCTCGCCGCGCTCAAGCCTTATCAGGCCGCCGGACATTTTAAAACGTTCAGTAATGATGGTGAGCTGTCGCCGGGGATCAGCGCGTTCGCCGCCCATGGGCATACGCCAGGCCACAGCATTTATCTGGTGGAAAGCCAGGGCAGAAAATTGCTGCTGCTGGGGGATTTGATCCACGTGGCGGCGGTGCAGTTTGCCCATCCGCGCGTCGCGATAAGTTTTGATAAAGATGCCAAAGCGGCAGTAGCCCAGCGGCTGCGGGTGTTTAGCGATAGCGCTCAACGCCGTGTGCTGGTGGGCGGACCGCATCTGTCATTCCCCGGCTTGGGTTACCTGAATAAACAGGGGGAAGGTTACGACTGGGTGCCGCTGGAATATGGCGCTATGTAA